Proteins found in one Actinokineospora alba genomic segment:
- a CDS encoding VOC family protein, whose amino-acid sequence MEFLTSRVIIHPRDPERSMAFYRDVLGLAIFREFPGGTVFFLGGGQLELSSKGSEPASPDLALWLQVRDLAGAVAELRERGAEFTREPRLEPWGLHEAWLADPDGVRIVLVQVPPDHPMRRDSRTP is encoded by the coding sequence GTGGAGTTCCTGACGAGCCGCGTGATCATCCATCCGCGTGACCCCGAGCGGTCCATGGCGTTCTACCGCGACGTCCTCGGCCTCGCGATCTTCCGCGAGTTTCCCGGCGGGACGGTGTTCTTCCTCGGCGGCGGACAACTGGAGCTCTCGTCGAAGGGGTCCGAGCCCGCGTCGCCCGACCTCGCGCTGTGGCTGCAGGTGCGCGACCTCGCGGGCGCCGTCGCCGAACTCCGCGAGCGCGGCGCCGAGTTCACCCGCGAGCCGCGGCTGGAGCCGTGGGGCCTGCACGAGGCCTGGCTCGCCGATCCGGACGGCGTCCGGATCGTCCTGGTGCAGGTTCCGCCCGACCACCCCATGCGGCGGGACTCGCGCACACCCTGA
- a CDS encoding redoxin domain-containing protein has protein sequence MRRPALVLAALLLLAGCGGTPAPAGQPEPGTTAPRTTSATATGGSSSPAPAAAVPEKLQFTAMTVDGKDFRGESLAGKPAVLWFWAPWCPKCRREASGLAEVAKRHEGKVTFVGVAAQDRVEAMRDFVQKRGVGGFTHLADTEAALWKRFGVTYQPAYAFLSADGTIETETKQLGKDALAARVAGLAG, from the coding sequence ATGCGCCGCCCTGCCTTGGTGCTCGCCGCCCTTCTCTTGCTGGCGGGGTGCGGCGGCACACCTGCTCCGGCCGGTCAGCCCGAGCCCGGCACGACCGCTCCGAGGACCACGTCCGCGACCGCGACCGGGGGTTCGTCGAGCCCGGCGCCCGCGGCGGCGGTCCCGGAGAAGCTCCAGTTCACCGCCATGACCGTCGACGGCAAGGACTTCCGCGGCGAGTCGCTCGCGGGCAAGCCCGCGGTGCTGTGGTTCTGGGCGCCGTGGTGCCCCAAGTGCCGGCGTGAGGCGTCAGGTCTCGCCGAGGTCGCCAAGCGGCACGAAGGCAAGGTCACCTTCGTCGGCGTCGCTGCCCAGGACCGGGTCGAGGCCATGCGCGACTTCGTCCAGAAGCGCGGCGTCGGCGGGTTCACCCACCTCGCCGACACCGAAGCCGCCCTGTGGAAGCGCTTCGGCGTGACCTACCAGCCCGCGTACGCCTTCCTCTCCGCTGACGGCACGATCGAGACCGAGACCAAGCAGCTCGGCAAGGACGCCCTCGCCGCCAGGGTCGCGGGCCTCGCGGGCTGA
- a CDS encoding cytochrome c biogenesis CcdA family protein, with translation MGDLGLALVAGMLATVNPCGFAMLPGYLALVGGAKVGRALAAAALMTAGFIAVFGIFGLLTAPFASTLQQYLPVVTVVIGACLVIAGGVLLSGRELPLPIPKPSRGAPSARIVSMIGYGVAYAVASLSCAVGPFLAVAGIALRGGSVVPFVTYGLGMGLVVAVLAVAASMTSPVRRMLPYVNRVGGVLLVVTGLYVGYYGIYELRLFHGDGDPAHPVVEAASEVQGWLVGVLDDLGPVPLVAALAALTLGAVLVAQRRRKAPDQS, from the coding sequence ATGGGCGACCTGGGGCTCGCGCTCGTCGCGGGCATGTTGGCCACGGTCAACCCGTGCGGATTCGCGATGCTGCCCGGCTACCTGGCGCTCGTCGGCGGCGCCAAGGTCGGCCGGGCGCTGGCCGCCGCCGCGCTGATGACCGCCGGGTTCATCGCGGTCTTCGGGATCTTCGGCCTGCTCACCGCCCCGTTCGCGTCGACGCTGCAGCAGTACCTGCCGGTCGTCACCGTCGTGATCGGCGCCTGCCTGGTCATCGCGGGTGGGGTGCTGCTGTCCGGCCGCGAGTTGCCACTGCCGATCCCCAAGCCCAGCCGCGGCGCGCCGAGCGCGCGGATCGTGTCCATGATCGGCTACGGCGTGGCATACGCGGTCGCGTCGCTGTCGTGCGCGGTCGGGCCGTTCCTCGCCGTCGCGGGCATCGCTCTTCGCGGGGGCAGCGTCGTCCCGTTCGTCACCTATGGCCTCGGGATGGGCCTGGTCGTCGCGGTGCTCGCGGTGGCGGCGTCGATGACGTCGCCGGTGCGCCGGATGCTCCCGTACGTCAACCGGGTCGGCGGCGTGCTGCTCGTCGTCACCGGCCTCTACGTCGGCTACTACGGGATCTACGAGCTGCGGCTGTTCCACGGCGACGGAGACCCGGCCCATCCGGTGGTCGAGGCGGCCTCGGAAGTGCAGGGTTGGCTGGTCGGAGTGCTCGACGACCTTGGTCCGGTGCCCTTGGTGGCGGCGTTGGCGGCACTCACGCTGGGTGCCGTACTCGTCGCACAGCGGCGCCGGAAAGCGCCGGATCAGTCGTGA
- the lepA gene encoding translation elongation factor 4: MATFADKTFTTPELIRNFCIIAHIDHGKSTLADRMLQITGVVEARDMRAQYLDRMDIERERGITIKAQNVRLPWVVDGTEHVLHMIDTPGHVDFTYEVSRALDACEGAVLLVDAAQGIEAQTLANLYMALDRDLTIIPVLNKIDLPAADPDKYAAEIAHIIGCEPDDVLRVSAKTGFGVKELLDEVVKMVPAPVGNADAPARAMIFDSVYDTYRGVVTYIRVVDGKITPRERIKMMSTGATHELLEVGIISPEPKPSVGLGVGEVGYLITGVKDVRQSRVGDTVTSERKGATEALAGYREPRPMVYSGLYPVDGSDYPDLREALDKLQLNDAALTYEPETSAALGFGFRCGFLGLLHLEITRDRLEREFGLDLISTAPNVVYRVVQDDGTELTVTNPSDWPSGKISEVFEPITKCTIIAPSDYIGAIMELCQGKRGQLGGMDYLSEDRVELRYTMPLGEIIFDFFDNLKSRTRGYASLDYEESGEQASELVKVDILLQGEGVDAFSAIVHKDSAYGYGTRMVTKLRELIPRQQFEVPIQAAIGSRVIARETIRAIRKDVLAKCYGGDISRKRKLLEKQKEGKKRMKMVGRVEVPQEAFVAALSTDDSATKKK; this comes from the coding sequence GTGGCTACGTTCGCTGACAAGACCTTCACGACACCGGAACTGATCCGGAACTTCTGCATCATCGCGCACATCGACCACGGCAAGTCCACGCTGGCCGACCGCATGCTGCAGATCACCGGCGTCGTCGAGGCCCGGGACATGCGCGCGCAGTACCTCGACCGGATGGACATCGAGCGCGAACGCGGCATCACGATCAAGGCGCAGAACGTGCGCCTGCCGTGGGTCGTCGACGGCACCGAGCATGTCCTGCACATGATCGACACGCCCGGCCACGTCGACTTCACCTACGAGGTCTCCCGCGCGCTCGACGCCTGCGAGGGCGCCGTCCTGCTGGTCGACGCCGCCCAGGGGATCGAGGCTCAGACGCTGGCCAACCTCTACATGGCGCTCGACCGCGACCTGACGATCATCCCGGTGCTCAACAAGATCGACCTGCCCGCCGCAGACCCGGACAAGTACGCCGCCGAGATCGCGCACATCATCGGGTGCGAGCCCGACGACGTGCTGCGGGTCTCGGCGAAGACCGGCTTCGGGGTGAAGGAGCTGCTCGACGAGGTCGTCAAGATGGTCCCCGCGCCGGTCGGCAACGCGGACGCCCCGGCCCGGGCGATGATCTTCGACTCGGTCTACGACACCTACCGCGGCGTGGTCACCTACATCCGCGTGGTCGACGGCAAGATCACCCCGCGCGAGCGGATCAAGATGATGTCCACCGGCGCGACGCACGAGCTGCTGGAAGTCGGGATCATCTCCCCGGAGCCCAAGCCCAGCGTGGGCCTCGGCGTCGGCGAGGTCGGCTACCTGATCACCGGTGTGAAGGACGTCCGCCAGTCGCGAGTCGGCGACACCGTGACCTCGGAGCGCAAGGGCGCCACCGAGGCGCTTGCCGGCTACCGCGAACCGCGGCCGATGGTCTACTCGGGGCTCTACCCGGTCGACGGCTCGGACTACCCGGACCTGCGTGAGGCCCTCGACAAGCTGCAGCTCAACGACGCCGCGCTCACCTACGAGCCGGAGACCTCCGCCGCGCTCGGCTTCGGCTTCCGCTGCGGCTTCCTCGGCCTGCTGCACCTGGAGATCACCCGCGACCGGCTCGAGCGCGAGTTCGGCCTCGACCTGATCTCGACCGCGCCCAACGTGGTCTACCGGGTGGTGCAGGACGACGGCACCGAGCTGACCGTGACGAACCCGTCGGACTGGCCCTCGGGCAAGATCTCCGAGGTCTTCGAGCCGATCACCAAGTGCACGATCATCGCGCCCAGCGACTACATCGGCGCGATCATGGAGCTGTGCCAGGGCAAGCGCGGCCAGCTCGGCGGCATGGACTACCTGTCCGAGGACCGCGTCGAGCTGCGCTACACGATGCCCCTCGGCGAGATCATCTTCGACTTCTTCGACAACCTGAAGTCCCGCACCCGCGGGTACGCCTCGCTCGACTACGAGGAGTCCGGCGAGCAGGCCTCCGAGCTGGTCAAGGTCGACATCCTGCTGCAGGGCGAGGGCGTCGACGCGTTCAGCGCGATCGTGCACAAGGACTCGGCGTACGGCTACGGCACCCGGATGGTCACCAAGCTGCGCGAGCTCATCCCGCGCCAGCAGTTCGAGGTGCCCATCCAGGCCGCCATCGGCTCCCGGGTGATCGCCCGCGAGACCATCCGCGCCATCCGCAAGGACGTCCTCGCCAAGTGCTACGGCGGTGACATCAGCCGTAAGCGCAAGCTGCTCGAGAAGCAGAAGGAAGGCAAGAAGCGGATGAAGATGGTGGGCCGGGTCGAGGTCCCCCAGGAAGCCTTCGTCGCCGCCTTGTCGACCGACGACTCGGCGACCAAGAAGAAGTAG
- a CDS encoding DUF3224 domain-containing protein, giving the protein MSEHVSGEFVIDEWKAEDPYDDDGGTHLGHVTLTKTFSGALVGTSEVHMIGAQNPETGTGAYVAIERVHGDLNGRAGSFVLQHTATASPDEQSAKVTVVPGTGTNELAGLTGEFVITRHEDGSHTYTFDYEV; this is encoded by the coding sequence ATGTCCGAGCATGTCAGCGGCGAGTTCGTGATCGACGAGTGGAAGGCGGAGGACCCGTATGACGACGATGGCGGAACCCACCTGGGCCACGTCACGCTGACCAAGACGTTCTCGGGCGCGCTCGTGGGCACCAGCGAGGTGCACATGATCGGCGCGCAGAACCCGGAGACGGGCACCGGGGCGTACGTGGCGATCGAGCGGGTCCACGGCGACCTGAACGGCCGGGCGGGCAGCTTCGTGCTGCAGCACACCGCCACCGCGTCCCCCGACGAGCAGTCGGCGAAGGTGACCGTCGTCCCCGGGACGGGGACCAACGAACTCGCCGGGCTGACCGGGGAGTTCGTGATCACCCGCCACGAGGACGGCAGCCACACCTACACGTTCGACTACGAGGTCTGA